Below is a window of Ruegeria sp. THAF33 DNA.
ATGGCCTGATGCAGGGCGAAATGTCGGTTCTGCAAGTCGAGAAAAAGATCAAGACCCGCGTCAAATCCCAGATGGAGAAGACCCAGCGCGAGTATTATCTGAATGAGCAGATGAAGGCCATTCAGAAAGAGCTTGGCGATGGCGAGGACGGCGCGAACGAGATCGCCGAACTGGAAGCCAAGATCGCCGAGACCAAGCTGTCGAAGGAAGCGCGCGAGAAGGCGGAAGGCGAGCTGAAGAAGCTCAAGAACATGTCGCCCATGTCAGCCGAAGCAACCGTGGTGCGCAATTATCTGGACTGGATTCTGTCTTTGCCGTGGGGCACCAAATCCCGCGTCAAAAAGGATCTGGGTCGTGCGCAGGATATACTGGACGCCGATCACTATGGCCTTGAAAAGGTCAAAGAGCGGATCGTTGAATATCTCGCCGTTCAGCAGCGTTCGAAAAAGCTGAAAGGCCCGATCCTGTGCCTTGTCGGCCCTCCGGGCGTGGGCAAGACCAGCTTGGGTAAATCCGTCGCCAAGGCCACGGGGCGCGAGTTCATTCGCATTAGCTTGGGTGGGGTGCGCGACGAATCCGAGATCCGCGGCCACCGCCGGACCTATATCGGTTCGATGCCCGGCAAGATCATTCAGGCGCTGAAAAAGGCGAAAACCACGAACCCGCTCATCCTGCTCGATGAAATCGACAAGATGGGGCAGGACTTCCGTGGTGATCCGGCCTCGGCGATGCTCGAGGTGTTGGATCCGGAACAGAACAACACGTTCATGGATCACTATCTTGAGGTCGAATATGACCTGTCCAACGTGATGTTCCTGACCACGTCCAACAGCTATAACATGCCCGGGCCGTTGCTGGACCGGATGGAGATCATCCCACTGGCCGGCTATACCGAGGATGAAAAGCGCGAGATCGCCAAACAGCACCTGATCGCCAAGCAGGTCAAAAACCATGGTCTGAAAACCAAGGAATTTGAGCTGACCGATGACGCGCTGCAAAAGATAATCCGCACCTATACCCGGGAGGCCGGTGTGCGGAACCTCGAGCGCGAAATCGCCAAGGTGGCACGGAAGGCGCTGACCAAGATCATCAAGAAAGAGGCGGAAACCGTTACGGTCACGCCTGAAAACCTGGATGAATTCCTGGGCGTGCCAAAGTTCCGTTACGGTCTGGCCGAACAGGACGATCAGGTCGGTGTCGTGACTGGTTTGGCCTGGACCTCGGTCGGGGGCGATCTGCTGCATATCGAGGCGCTGAAGCTTCCCGGCAAAGGTCGGATGAAGACGACAGGCAAGCTGGGCGATGTGATGAAAGAATCCATCGATGCGGCGTCGTCATATGTGCGGTCGATTTCTCCCAAGATCGGAGTCAAACCGCCTCAGTTCGACAAGATCGACATCCATGTGCACGTGCCGGATGGCGCAACGCCCAAGGATGGTCCGTCAGCGGGTCTGGCGATGGTGACATCGATCGTATCGGTTCTGACGGGCATTCCCGTACGCAAGGATATCGCCATGACGGGCGAGGTTTCGTTGCGCGGGAACGCAATGCCGATTGGCGGCTTGAAGGAGAAACTGCTGGCTGCGTTGCGCGGTGGTATCAAGACGGTCCTGATCCCAGAGGAAAACGAAAAGGATCTGGCGGATATCCCGGATAACGTAAAGGAAGGGCTGGAAATCATCCCGGTCAAGCACGTCTCGGAGGTTCTTGAGCATTCTCTGGTTCGTACACCGGAGCCGGTTGAATGGGACGAAGCCGCCGAGGA
It encodes the following:
- the lon gene encoding endopeptidase La: MQEPLNSSYPVLPLRDIVVFPHMIVPLFVGRDKSVRALEEVMQDDKQILLSSQIDPSVDDPDENGIYQSGVLANVLQLLKLPDGTVKVLVEGQARVQITEFLENEEFFEARAEYLTEIPGDVTTTEALLRTVADEFERYAKVRKNIPEEALTAVGETTEPAKLADLVSGHLGIEVEQKQDLLETLSVSERLEKVYGLMQGEMSVLQVEKKIKTRVKSQMEKTQREYYLNEQMKAIQKELGDGEDGANEIAELEAKIAETKLSKEAREKAEGELKKLKNMSPMSAEATVVRNYLDWILSLPWGTKSRVKKDLGRAQDILDADHYGLEKVKERIVEYLAVQQRSKKLKGPILCLVGPPGVGKTSLGKSVAKATGREFIRISLGGVRDESEIRGHRRTYIGSMPGKIIQALKKAKTTNPLILLDEIDKMGQDFRGDPASAMLEVLDPEQNNTFMDHYLEVEYDLSNVMFLTTSNSYNMPGPLLDRMEIIPLAGYTEDEKREIAKQHLIAKQVKNHGLKTKEFELTDDALQKIIRTYTREAGVRNLEREIAKVARKALTKIIKKEAETVTVTPENLDEFLGVPKFRYGLAEQDDQVGVVTGLAWTSVGGDLLHIEALKLPGKGRMKTTGKLGDVMKESIDAASSYVRSISPKIGVKPPQFDKIDIHVHVPDGATPKDGPSAGLAMVTSIVSVLTGIPVRKDIAMTGEVSLRGNAMPIGGLKEKLLAALRGGIKTVLIPEENEKDLADIPDNVKEGLEIIPVKHVSEVLEHSLVRTPEPVEWDEAAEEAAAAAAASSEATGPSATAH